Genomic DNA from bacterium:
CCGCTCCCCAGGCAGGCAAGCTAACCAGCATGGGAATCAAGGTTAGCCATTTCATATTTTTAAGCATTTTCTCTCCCCCTTTTTGATAAAAAACCCACACGTCGACGCGAAGGTCGATGGCAATCCACCTTGGCGAAAGGCAATATTTTGGGCTTTACCTATTAATTTTTATGAGAGGGTGTCGTGGTCAACCTCCCTTACCCCACTTTCAAACGCTTCATGCAGGGCTCAATTATCGGACGCCGCTCGGTAACTTTACAATATTAAAAGGACGAAGTACGACCTTGCCATGCAGGCTTGGTCCTACAGCCGCTTCGGCAAGCCCGAGGTCCTTCGCCTCGGAACGGCGCCCGATCCCCGCCCCGGTCCGAATGAATACCTCATCCGAGTCCATACGGCGGCCTTGAATCCCAAAGACGGACTGATTCGTCGCGGTTCCTTCCGGCTGTTGAGCGGGAGCCGGTTTCCCAAATTCATCGGCCTCGATTATTCGGGGACGGTCGTCGAGCGGGGCGCCGGCGCGACCGGCTTTCGAGTCGGCGATCAAGTTTACGGCCACCTCGACGAATGGAAGGGCCGGCAAGGAACTCTTTCCGAATACGTGAGGGCGACGGCGGACCAATGCGCCCTCATGCCGGCGGGGCTCTCCTTCGAGGAGGCCGCCGGCCTCTCGCTGGTCTCCCAGACCGCGCTCCAGGCGCTTCGCGATATCGCCAGCATCCGTTCCGGCGACCGGGTCCTGATCAATGGGGGCGGGGGCGGGGTCGGAGCGGCGGCCATTCAAATCGCCCGGATTTTCGAGGCCCGAGTCGTGGCCGTTTGCGGTCCCAACAACCTTGAGTTCTGTCGAGGGCTCGGCGCCGAGGAAGTTCTG
This window encodes:
- a CDS encoding NAD(P)-dependent alcohol dehydrogenase, with amino-acid sequence MQAWSYSRFGKPEVLRLGTAPDPRPGPNEYLIRVHTAALNPKDGLIRRGSFRLLSGSRFPKFIGLDYSGTVVERGAGATGFRVGDQVYGHLDEWKGRQGTLSEYVRATADQCALMPAGLSFEEAAGLSLVSQTALQALRDIASIRSGDRVLINGGGGGVGAAAIQIARIFEARVVAVCGPNNLEFCRGLGAEEVLDYTREDPLAGSTAFRIVFDTYGNLPFSRARRALTRDGVYVGTVFSRDLFFGMIRSLWSRPRAGLVRVKSRRQDLERVTRWVESGRLRPVIERSFDFDQVVAAYRHLEKTHSRGKVVVRIS